Proteins encoded together in one Lathyrus oleraceus cultivar Zhongwan6 chromosome 5, CAAS_Psat_ZW6_1.0, whole genome shotgun sequence window:
- the LOC127084446 gene encoding uncharacterized protein LOC127084446, translated as MESVASSSNSTPNDTNNNNRRRHSRFKHSQPISDRIVRALRHHLRLLHRTGSTFFIFGATGNVYTVTLSPTPTCTCPDRTSPCKHIIFVLIRVLGVSQNDACVRRRNLRPCHLQRLLNMPTLPEAVAGFTLRQRFHQLFFEGGSKKGKNNVEMEEGSTCPVCLEEMRKEEKLVACGTCRNVIHEECLVRWKRTRGRRSASCVICRARWRDRVEQDKYVNLSAYVSEDDFRAQSSGGICND; from the coding sequence ATGGAGTCTGTTGCCTCCAGTTCCAATTCAACACCGAATGACACCAACAATAATAACCGCCGCCGCCACTCTCGTTTCAAACACAGCCAACCAATTTCAGACAGAATAGTAAGAGCTCTCCGCCACCATCTCCGTCTCCTCCACCGTACCGGCTCAACCTTCTTCATATTCGGCGCAACCGGTAACGTCTACACAGTAACATTATCCCCTACACCCACATGCACGTGCCCGGACCGAACAAGCCCATGCAAACACATAATCTTTGTCTTGATTCGAGTTCTAGGCGTTTCGCAAAACGACGCGTGTGTCCGACGAAGAAACCTACGACCATGTCATCTTCAAAGACTCCTTAACATGCCAACGTTGCCGGAAGCGGTTGCAGGGTTTACGCTACGACAGAGATTTCATCAGCTGTTCTTTGAAGGAGGGTCTAAGAAGGGGAAGAATAATGTAGAGATGGAAGAAGGTTCGACATGTCCGGTCTGTCTTGAAGAGATGCGGAAGGAAGAGAAGTTGGTGGCTTGTGGAACATGTAGGAATGTTATTCATGAAGAGTGTTTGGTTAGGTGGAAGAGAACTCGAGGAAGAAGATCGGCGAGTTGTGTGATTTGTAGGGCAAGGTGGAGGGATAGAGTGGAACAAGATAAGTATGTTAATCTTTCTGCTTATGTTAGTGAGGATGATTTTAGGGCACAATCATCTGGGGGGATATGTAATGACTAG